The following are encoded in a window of Cycloclasticus pugetii PS-1 genomic DNA:
- a CDS encoding putative signal transducing protein: protein MIKVFTAQNFIEVAFWRNYLEQHGIACQIKNEFLGAAAGELPPTECWPELWINDERDEQLAQKYLASDPLGEQDLPAWRCSFCGEESDGQFSHCWNCEKEKPIETN, encoded by the coding sequence ATGATTAAAGTTTTTACAGCGCAAAATTTTATCGAGGTTGCTTTTTGGAGAAACTACCTCGAACAACACGGGATTGCCTGCCAAATCAAAAATGAGTTTTTAGGGGCCGCTGCCGGAGAGTTACCACCGACAGAGTGTTGGCCAGAGCTTTGGATAAATGATGAACGTGACGAACAATTAGCGCAAAAGTATTTGGCCAGTGATCCACTGGGTGAGCAAGATTTACCTGCATGGAGATGTTCGTTTTGTGGAGAAGAAAGTGACGGACAGTTTTCACATTGTTGGAATTGTGAGAAAGAAAAACCTATCGAGACAAATTAA
- the rnd gene encoding ribonuclease D has translation MTKPHYIDTNEQLSEFCNTIKNEPWLAIDTEFQREKTYRSILALIQIATADIVAIIDPIACDIKPLLDILYSQNILKVFHAARQDQEIFYDLRGKPLAPVFDTQIAAPILGHPEQAGYARLVDDILGVQLSKAHSRTDWLRRPLSEEQITYAADDVIYLAKLYPLLENQLKEKDRLNWLAPAFADLCKPSLYSNPPELAWKRIRAAKRLKGGALSALQKLAEWREDLAQQKDIPRGWIIKDDILIEVAKLKPTNLHTLSSIRGISDKFTDKFGRAIIDIIANAIDKKPASTAAQQKPKKVTEKQEALADLLMAQVRLKAAAANVNATSLTNRKELLQLIHGQRDLELLSDWRNEMVGQDLLATLEGDNNFSVTSGELVISPST, from the coding sequence ATGACGAAACCTCACTATATCGACACCAATGAACAGCTTTCTGAGTTTTGTAACACGATAAAAAACGAACCTTGGTTGGCGATAGATACTGAGTTTCAACGGGAAAAAACCTACCGTTCAATACTGGCGTTAATTCAAATTGCCACTGCCGATATAGTCGCTATCATCGACCCAATAGCCTGTGACATCAAGCCCTTATTGGATATTTTATACAGCCAAAATATACTCAAAGTCTTCCATGCCGCACGTCAAGATCAAGAAATTTTCTACGATTTACGCGGCAAGCCATTAGCGCCTGTTTTTGATACTCAAATTGCCGCGCCCATTTTAGGCCACCCAGAACAAGCCGGCTATGCACGATTAGTGGATGATATTTTGGGTGTGCAATTAAGCAAAGCTCATTCACGTACAGACTGGCTACGTAGACCGTTAAGCGAAGAACAAATCACCTATGCAGCTGACGATGTGATTTATCTAGCCAAGCTTTACCCATTATTAGAAAACCAACTAAAGGAAAAAGACCGACTTAATTGGTTGGCGCCAGCCTTTGCCGATTTATGCAAACCTTCACTGTATTCCAACCCACCAGAACTTGCATGGAAAAGGATCCGAGCAGCCAAACGTTTAAAAGGTGGCGCCTTATCTGCGTTACAAAAATTAGCCGAATGGCGTGAAGACCTTGCACAACAAAAAGACATCCCTCGTGGCTGGATAATTAAAGATGATATTTTAATAGAGGTGGCCAAACTCAAGCCAACCAATCTCCACACTCTATCGTCTATTCGCGGCATTTCAGACAAATTCACCGATAAATTTGGGCGCGCAATTATCGACATTATTGCCAATGCCATTGACAAAAAACCAGCCTCTACTGCGGCTCAACAAAAACCTAAGAAAGTCACTGAAAAACAAGAAGCCTTAGCCGATCTATTAATGGCTCAAGTAAGATTGAAAGCCGCCGCCGCGAACGTCAACGCCACGTCTCTCACCAATCGTAAAGAATTATTACAGTTGATCCATGGTCAACGCGATCTTGAGTTATTGAGTGATTGGCGCAATGAGATGGTTGGCCAAGATCTCCTTGCTACGCTGGAAGGCGATAACAACTTTAGTGTCACTTCAGGTGAACTCGTTATTTCACCTTCAACATAA
- a CDS encoding DUF5063 domain-containing protein codes for MRNENRNKISKQIQELPEDARRFCFLIENIDEFEAQNWLTQISLVLPRIHAVMEVIDHANNRAECFFALSDIDERFELFCHLKKSLGEKDGYEVGEELIHNELYGSLSEDLADLYFEIKRGLDIINCGQENLSVALNLWRDGFFLHWGQHLIDAERHLYHLRVHHQI; via the coding sequence GTGCGAAACGAAAATAGAAATAAAATCTCAAAACAAATCCAAGAACTGCCGGAGGATGCAAGACGGTTTTGTTTTCTAATTGAAAATATAGATGAGTTTGAGGCGCAAAACTGGCTGACTCAAATTAGTTTGGTTTTGCCAAGAATTCACGCCGTTATGGAAGTAATCGATCATGCAAATAATAGGGCGGAATGCTTTTTTGCATTATCTGATATTGATGAGCGCTTCGAGCTTTTCTGCCACCTTAAAAAATCATTAGGCGAGAAAGACGGTTATGAAGTAGGTGAGGAGTTAATCCATAACGAACTGTATGGAAGCCTGTCTGAAGACTTGGCCGACCTTTACTTCGAAATTAAACGGGGCTTAGATATTATTAATTGCGGCCAAGAGAACTTATCTGTTGCTTTGAACCTATGGCGTGATGGGTTCTTTCTTCATTGGGGGCAGCATTTGATCGATGCTGAGCGACATTTGTATCATTTACGCGTCCACCATCAAATATAA
- the yjgA gene encoding ribosome biogenesis factor YjgA, whose amino-acid sequence MNQEEARAAELISKTQIKREADDLVALGKRIADLSQDQFDGMPLTDDLRQAIVVARKLSKGGAIKRQFKYIGKLLRSTDVEGINQAIERQLDKDRAATARLHMMEQWRDKLVEQGDAALSEFLVNYPQADRQHIRQLQRKANQELEKQKPPAAARKIFQYIKELSVND is encoded by the coding sequence ATGAATCAAGAAGAAGCAAGAGCAGCAGAACTCATCAGTAAAACTCAAATTAAACGAGAAGCGGATGATTTGGTGGCGCTAGGGAAAAGGATTGCGGATTTGTCGCAAGATCAATTCGATGGCATGCCATTAACGGATGACTTAAGACAAGCCATTGTTGTGGCCAGAAAATTATCTAAAGGCGGGGCGATAAAACGGCAATTTAAGTATATTGGAAAATTGTTACGCAGTACCGATGTTGAAGGGATTAACCAAGCCATTGAACGACAGCTCGATAAAGACAGAGCGGCGACAGCTCGCTTACATATGATGGAGCAATGGCGAGATAAGTTAGTCGAGCAAGGAGATGCAGCGTTGAGCGAATTCTTAGTGAATTACCCACAGGCGGATCGCCAACACATTAGGCAGCTTCAACGAAAAGCGAATCAAGAATTGGAAAAACAAAAGCCGCCAGCTGCTGCACGGAAAATATTTCAGTATATAAAGGAACTGTCGGTTAATGATTAA
- a CDS encoding SLC13 family permease — protein sequence MNHDQSIIFAILTVTLALFAWGRWRYDIVALTAMTAVLLFGLVTPNEAFAGFGHTAVITVAAVLIISQALKNAGVVDVVASYLLPHTGNAIIHIALLTALVTFFSAFMNNVGALALLLPVAIATAKEHGRSPAMVLMPLAFGSILGGMSTMIGTPPNIIIANYRADITGTAFSMFDFSPIGSVIAVIGVTFITLIGWRLIPKKRFEENQPEKLFEVSSYLTEAKVMPESPLIGLAVNEVEDLQINDIGIVGVARGHYFALNTNPNYKLKENDILILRGDPLTLQSKFADSHLEFQTATGKTFNNLTEGDLALTECVITATSPLVGRDVSYLRRRTANSVAVIGLAQEGSVVRKRLRNNTFQAGDVLLLQYQKGLINDMLTGLNLLPLAERGIQIGQHRRVLIALAIFIGAIILGAINILPMAGAFILAILVYSIMGFLPGKDVYRDVDWPIIILLGGMIPVGRALESTGATELVASSIVSITEGLPIYMVLTLILVTTMFLSDIINNAATALVMAPISVGIANQLGVNIDPFLMAVAIGASCAFLTPIGHQSNTLVMGPGGYQFGDYWRMGLPLEIIITLISVPLILIVWPL from the coding sequence ATGAACCATGATCAAAGCATAATATTCGCCATCTTAACGGTAACCCTTGCTTTATTCGCTTGGGGACGATGGCGATATGACATTGTTGCGTTAACAGCCATGACTGCTGTTCTATTATTTGGCCTTGTTACCCCTAATGAGGCGTTTGCAGGCTTTGGGCACACAGCTGTTATTACCGTTGCCGCTGTGTTGATTATCAGCCAAGCACTCAAGAATGCCGGCGTTGTTGATGTTGTGGCCTCCTACTTATTACCCCACACTGGTAACGCCATCATTCATATTGCCTTATTAACGGCTCTTGTCACCTTTTTTTCTGCCTTTATGAATAATGTTGGCGCGCTTGCTTTATTACTACCAGTTGCCATTGCCACCGCTAAAGAGCACGGCCGATCACCCGCGATGGTTTTAATGCCCTTGGCGTTTGGTAGTATTTTAGGCGGCATGAGCACGATGATTGGTACGCCACCCAATATTATCATTGCAAATTATCGTGCTGACATTACTGGAACCGCTTTTAGTATGTTTGACTTCTCACCGATTGGCTCCGTTATCGCTGTCATTGGCGTCACCTTTATTACCTTAATTGGCTGGCGGTTAATACCAAAAAAACGATTTGAAGAAAATCAGCCCGAAAAGCTATTTGAAGTCAGTAGTTACTTAACCGAAGCGAAGGTGATGCCAGAAAGCCCCTTAATTGGCCTTGCTGTTAATGAAGTTGAAGACCTTCAAATTAACGATATTGGCATTGTTGGCGTTGCTCGTGGTCACTATTTTGCACTTAATACAAACCCAAATTATAAGCTTAAAGAAAACGATATCTTAATCCTTCGAGGCGACCCGTTAACCTTGCAGAGCAAATTTGCTGATTCACACTTAGAATTTCAAACAGCCACTGGAAAAACATTTAATAATTTAACCGAGGGCGACCTCGCATTAACCGAGTGTGTTATTACCGCCACTTCTCCGCTGGTTGGCCGAGATGTTTCTTATTTACGTCGCCGAACCGCTAATTCAGTTGCTGTTATCGGCCTTGCTCAAGAAGGATCTGTGGTTCGCAAACGCCTACGCAACAATACCTTTCAGGCCGGTGACGTCCTATTGCTACAATACCAAAAAGGTTTAATTAACGACATGCTCACAGGGCTCAATCTATTACCGCTCGCCGAACGTGGCATTCAAATTGGGCAACACCGCCGGGTTTTGATAGCTTTGGCAATTTTTATTGGCGCGATTATTCTCGGTGCAATCAATATTTTGCCAATGGCAGGAGCCTTTATCTTAGCCATTCTTGTATATTCCATCATGGGGTTTTTGCCTGGCAAAGACGTTTATCGCGATGTCGATTGGCCAATTATTATTTTACTTGGTGGCATGATTCCGGTTGGTCGCGCCTTAGAAAGCACAGGCGCTACCGAGCTGGTTGCCAGTAGCATCGTTAGTATCACTGAAGGGTTACCCATCTACATGGTTTTAACGCTGATTCTAGTAACCACAATGTTTTTATCCGATATTATCAACAATGCTGCCACTGCGCTAGTAATGGCCCCTATTTCTGTTGGCATTGCAAATCAACTTGGCGTGAATATAGACCCCTTTCTAATGGCCGTTGCCATTGGTGCCTCTTGCGCTTTTTTAACACCTATTGGGCATCAATCCAATACACTTGTAATGGGGCCCGGCGGTTATCAATTTGGGGATTATTGGCGAATGGGACTACCCTTGGAAATTATTATCACGCTGATCTCTGTCCCCCTTATTCTAATCGTCTGGCCGTTGTAA
- a CDS encoding PepSY-associated TM helix domain-containing protein, which produces MGNKRYRRKKFSSLYLWHRYTGLLAAVFVIFISLSGIALNHTDDLALKKKHLSSNFLLDNYNIQAPTWTRQFKTKQYTVTQADDLLFINSNEAMAIDSMLAGAIEFNDFLLIALTNTVLLIDADNQLVETLGTLNGVPANINRIGSTSDQQIHLLANDQIYRLTEALSFQKTTVDEQLHWASQEPLSKTALKAINQRYKSNIISLETFMLDIHSGRFFGAYGVLLFDLIAVILIFLAFTGVIIWIRQSLKHRQRD; this is translated from the coding sequence ATGGGCAACAAAAGGTATCGCCGAAAAAAATTTAGTTCCTTATACCTTTGGCATCGCTACACGGGGCTCTTAGCTGCTGTGTTTGTCATCTTTATTAGCCTCAGCGGTATTGCGTTAAACCACACCGATGATTTGGCGCTAAAAAAAAAACACCTTAGCTCTAATTTTCTATTAGACAATTACAACATCCAAGCGCCTACTTGGACCCGACAATTCAAAACAAAGCAATATACCGTCACACAGGCCGATGATTTATTATTCATCAATTCGAATGAGGCTATGGCAATAGACAGCATGTTAGCTGGTGCCATTGAATTTAATGATTTTTTACTTATTGCATTAACCAATACGGTACTGCTGATTGACGCAGACAACCAGCTCGTTGAAACATTGGGCACTCTCAACGGAGTCCCCGCTAATATTAATCGCATAGGGTCTACTAGTGATCAGCAAATACACTTGCTTGCAAACGATCAAATTTATCGACTCACTGAGGCATTGAGTTTTCAAAAAACTACCGTTGACGAACAGCTACACTGGGCCAGCCAAGAACCTTTATCAAAGACTGCACTTAAGGCCATCAACCAACGCTATAAATCAAACATTATTTCACTGGAAACCTTTATGCTAGACATACATAGTGGCCGTTTTTTTGGAGCCTACGGGGTTTTATTGTTTGATTTAATCGCAGTTATTCTTATATTTTTAGCTTTTACCGGGGTTATTATTTGGATACGACAATCTCTAAAACACCGCCAACGTGACTAA
- a CDS encoding DnaJ domain-containing protein, with protein MIRLLLVIAVALGAIYLVRWFLNTPAETVAATIRKSLWLLLGLGLIFLAVTGKLNIIFAFIGSAIPLIAKQLPNILRLLGMAKIIKSTKSKAQGNTPPPSAQAMNQQQALTMLGLKPGASRKDIIAAHKRLMQKVHPDKGGSETLASQINQAKNLLLKEYEP; from the coding sequence ATGATTCGCCTGCTCTTAGTTATTGCCGTTGCTTTAGGTGCCATCTATCTCGTCCGATGGTTCCTCAACACCCCCGCTGAAACCGTTGCTGCCACTATTCGAAAATCACTTTGGTTGTTGTTAGGTCTCGGGCTTATCTTTCTTGCTGTCACCGGCAAACTAAATATTATCTTTGCCTTTATTGGCTCCGCCATTCCACTTATTGCAAAGCAGCTGCCCAATATTTTACGCCTGCTTGGTATGGCTAAAATAATAAAATCCACCAAAAGCAAAGCTCAGGGCAACACCCCACCGCCTTCAGCGCAAGCAATGAATCAACAACAAGCCCTCACTATGCTGGGCTTAAAGCCCGGCGCTTCAAGAAAAGACATTATTGCAGCACATAAACGACTCATGCAGAAAGTACACCCCGACAAAGGCGGTTCCGAAACCTTAGCGAGTCAAATCAACCAAGCCAAAAACTTACTTTTAAAAGAATATGAACCATGA